The following DNA comes from Candidatus Dependentiae bacterium.
TAACCTATTGCCTTTGCGGATTAGAACGCGTTATTACCTGCGGCCCACCCTCGGTAATAACGACAGTATCTTCTACATGCGCAGCCAAACTTTTATCTATTGTTTTGACTGTCCATCCATCATTCGTCAAGTACACATCATAATGTCCCATGGTAATCATAGGCTCTATCGCAAATGCCATGCCAGGACGCAAAATTGGCCCTTTACCAGGCTGACCATAATTTAGCAACTCAGGCTCTTCATGCATTTTTTTTCCAATACCATGACCCGCAAAATCTCTTACAACACCAAAACCGTGTTTTTCCACTTCTTGTTGAATTGCTGAAGAAATATCAGTTAGATAGTTACCGGGATATGCTTTTTCAATTCCTTTATCAAGCGCTCGCTGTGCAACATCAACAAGCCTTTGCGCATATATACTTGATAAATTTCCTACAAAAAATGAGCGTGCCATATCAGCACAATACCCTTTCCATGAAGCACATACGTCAACTTTTACAAGATCACCTTTGGATAATATCTTATCTGCAACAGGAACGCCATGCACAACTTCATCATTAACCGATATACAACTGACGTGTTGATAACCATGATATCCTTTACATCTTGAAACAAGTTTTTTTGTATACAATTGCTCCGCAACCCATGAATCAAGCGCTAACGTACTGACGCCCGGCTTTATTTGAGCTACTATCGCATCAAAAACTTCAGATAATAACTGTCCAGCTCGCTTCATTTTTGCTATGGAAGCTTTATTTTTTATCGTAATCATACTGTACATACAATGCCTACAAGCTCTTTAAACTCTTCAAAAACTTGTAGCACAGGTTTTTCAACATCAAATTCCAGTACTTCTTGCTTATTTTTAATGTAAAAATCAAGAAGTGCCTGCTCATGATGATGGTAAATTTTCAAACGCTCTAGTATTGCATCTGCTTCATCATCTGGCCTACGCATAAGTAAACTGTCACATTTGTCACACCCCATTCCTTTTTTAGGATTTAGTACTGAACCGGTAATCAAAGAATACACAGCTTGGCACTCTTTGTTTTGACAAATATAACGCCCACCTAATCGAGCTATAATACTGTCATCTGATATAATAAATCTGATGACATTCAATTTAACACTATCAAATTTCTCATATACGGTCTTACAAAAATCACGCGCCTGAACAACAGTACGCGGATATCCATCAAAAACAATGGATGGTACACTACCGGCTAAATTTTCAAGCCAATCACATACCATACTTGCAACAAGCTCATCAGAAATAAGTTTACCAGATTTTATAGCAAAATCTATTTGTTTACCAATTTCTGTTCTATTTTTTATATGCTTCCTACACAAATCTCCCGTTGAAAGCTGAGCCCATCCAAGTTCTTGAACACACAATCGAGATAATGTACCTTTACCAGAGCCTGGAGGCCCAATAAAAATATTATATAACGCGTTCACTCCTAGCGCACCCTCCTGCCTCGCATACTACCGCTTGATAAAAAGCCTTCGTATCGATGCTCAAGAAGATATGACTCAACTTGAGATGCGGTTTCTAAAGCAACCCCAACAACAATCAAAAGAGCAGTCCCGCCAAAATAAAACGGAATATGTATAAACATTCCCAATATACTAGGTAGAAGTGCCAATATCGCTAAATATATCGCTCCAACTAAGCCTATACGAGTAAGTATATAATTAAAAAATTCAGCAGTTTTGGTACCCGGACGAATACCTGGTATAAATCCGCCACTTCTTTTAATGTTATCAGCAAGCTCTTGCGGATTAAACATCATTGCTGTGTAAACAAATGAAAATACAATAATTAGAATAAACTCTAAAACACCATAAAGGAGACCCATTGGCGCTAGACTTTCAGAAATCCATCTAAACATTTCAAATCGTGAAGCCAATACAGATGTTGCAAACATTGGAATATTCAATACTGCACTCGCAAAAATAACTGGCATCACACCTGCAGTATTAATTTTGAACGGTATATATGTACTTTGTCCACCGTATACTCGTTGCCCGATAATACGTCTAGTATATTGAACTGGAATTTTACGCTGACCTTTTTCAAGAAAAACTATACAACCCATTATTACAACAAAAATTGCTAATATAACAAATGCCATAACCGGGTCCATAAGACCCTCTTGCACTTGCGACCACGTTCTAATAAAGTGATTTGGAAACTGGGCAACAATACCAGCAAAAATAATCATAGAACTACCATTTCCAATACCAAAAATAGATATTTGCTCACCCAACCACATAACAACCATGCAACCAACAGTTAAAGAAAGAATAAACAATAACCTAAATCCCCATCCAGGAGCTAAAACTAAGTTATTTCTTTCAAGTAAAAAAGCAAAACCGGCACTTTGCATTATAGCAACACCAAAAGTGAGATAACGTGTATACTGGTTAATGATTTTACGACCGTATTCACCTTCTTTTGAAAGTTGTTCAAGAGTTGGAATACCCATACTCAACACCTGCATCATAATTGATGATGTAATATATGGCATAATTCCTAACGCAAATAACGTACATTGTCGCAACATACCACCGGAAAAAAGATCCAAATACTTAAAAAGCCCACCAAGTCCCCCAGCTTGAGACATCATTTGCTGTAAAGCATTAATATCGATTCCAATCACTGGTATGTGTCCACCAAGGCGATACACAATCAATATACCTAAGGTAAAAAGCAGCTTTTTTCTTAAGTCAGCAATCGAAAAAATATTTGCAATATGTTTTAACAACATCACCACTCTACCCCTCCTTTATAACTTCTACTATTCCGCCGTTATCTTGAATTGCTCTAAATGCAGATTTACTAAAGGCATCAAGACGGACTGTCAATTTTTTTTTAAGTTGGCCATTTCCAAGCACCTTCAAAAGAAAGCCATTATTACCAGAAGCGTTTCTTTGTGCTTTGATAATTCCTTTTTCAATTAAAACCTTTTTATCAACAACTTGTCCATCATCAAAGCTATTTAAATCATCGAGGTTTACTGTTTTAACTTTTTGTTCGAAACGAGCATTATTAAATCCTCGCTTTGGCAATCTACGAAACAAAGGCATTTGACCACCTTCAAAACCCATACGAACTGTACCGCTTGTACGAGCCTTTTGACCCTTATGACCTTTTCCACTTGTACCACCACGGCTACCACCGCGTCCAATACGTTTTTTTCTTTTGCCAGCAGATTCTACTTTGTGTAAACCAAACATTATGCTTTCCTCGTGAGTTCTGTGACCGTTTTACCTCTTAATTTTGCCAAATGCTGTGCAGTTCGTAATTTAGACAAACCGTTAAGTGTTGCTTTTACAACATTTTGACGATTACCAGAACCAAGAGATTTAGTTAGAATATCTTTAATACCAGCAGCCTCCATAATTGCACGCATAGCACCTCCAGCAATCACACCGGTACCCAATGATGCTGGCCTGATAATAACCTTACTCGCACCATGTTGTCCCTTAATAAAATACGGAATTGTTGTACCACGCAGTGGTATTGCTACCAAACTTTTACGTGCTTTATTTGTCGCTTTTGCAATTGCAGCTGATACTTCTTTACTTTTACCCAAACCGATACCAACATTACCCTGTTGATCACCTGAAACTACTAATGCAGAAAAAGAAAACCTTTTACCACCTTTAGTAACCTTTGTCACTCGTCGAACTTTTACTACAAAGTCAACAAATGTTGTTACTGCTTTTGTATCTTTTGTCTTACGTTCTGTCATGCTTTTTACCTAAATTTTTAAACCGCCTTCACGCAATCCCTGCGCAAGAGCTTCAACACGCCCATGATATAGATACGCACCTCGATCAAATACTGCAGCAGTTGCGCCGACTTTTTTTGCTCGTTGTGCCAATTCTTTACCAACCTCATGCGCAATTACTTTTTTATCACCCTTAAACTCTTTTAATTGTAAAGACGAGCAACTCGCAAGGGTTTTTCCTTCAGCAACATCTATCAATTGTGCATACATATGCTTTGCACTTCGAAACACTGATACACGCGGCAATAGCGCAACGCGTTTAAT
Coding sequences within:
- a CDS encoding nucleoside monophosphate kinase gives rise to the protein MNALYNIFIGPPGSGKGTLSRLCVQELGWAQLSTGDLCRKHIKNRTEIGKQIDFAIKSGKLISDELVASMVCDWLENLAGSVPSIVFDGYPRTVVQARDFCKTVYEKFDSVKLNVIRFIISDDSIIARLGGRYICQNKECQAVYSLITGSVLNPKKGMGCDKCDSLLMRRPDDEADAILERLKIYHHHEQALLDFYIKNKQEVLEFDVEKPVLQVFEEFKELVGIVCTV
- the rplO gene encoding 50S ribosomal protein L15 — encoded protein: MFGLHKVESAGKRKKRIGRGGSRGGTSGKGHKGQKARTSGTVRMGFEGGQMPLFRRLPKRGFNNARFEQKVKTVNLDDLNSFDDGQVVDKKVLIEKGIIKAQRNASGNNGFLLKVLGNGQLKKKLTVRLDAFSKSAFRAIQDNGGIVEVIKEG
- the rpsE gene encoding 30S ribosomal protein S5, encoding MTERKTKDTKAVTTFVDFVVKVRRVTKVTKGGKRFSFSALVVSGDQQGNVGIGLGKSKEVSAAIAKATNKARKSLVAIPLRGTTIPYFIKGQHGASKVIIRPASLGTGVIAGGAMRAIMEAAGIKDILTKSLGSGNRQNVVKATLNGLSKLRTAQHLAKLRGKTVTELTRKA
- a CDS encoding 50S ribosomal protein L18 encodes the protein MANNKRIKKRVKRRLLRVREGIKRVALLPRVSVFRSAKHMYAQLIDVAEGKTLASCSSLQLKEFKGDKKVIAHEVGKELAQRAKKVGATAAVFDRGAYLYHGRVEALAQGLREGGLKI
- the secY gene encoding preprotein translocase subunit SecY, producing the protein MLLKHIANIFSIADLRKKLLFTLGILIVYRLGGHIPVIGIDINALQQMMSQAGGLGGLFKYLDLFSGGMLRQCTLFALGIMPYITSSIMMQVLSMGIPTLEQLSKEGEYGRKIINQYTRYLTFGVAIMQSAGFAFLLERNNLVLAPGWGFRLLFILSLTVGCMVVMWLGEQISIFGIGNGSSMIIFAGIVAQFPNHFIRTWSQVQEGLMDPVMAFVILAIFVVIMGCIVFLEKGQRKIPVQYTRRIIGQRVYGGQSTYIPFKINTAGVMPVIFASAVLNIPMFATSVLASRFEMFRWISESLAPMGLLYGVLEFILIIVFSFVYTAMMFNPQELADNIKRSGGFIPGIRPGTKTAEFFNYILTRIGLVGAIYLAILALLPSILGMFIHIPFYFGGTALLIVVGVALETASQVESYLLEHRYEGFLSSGSMRGRRVR
- the map gene encoding type I methionyl aminopeptidase, which codes for MITIKNKASIAKMKRAGQLLSEVFDAIVAQIKPGVSTLALDSWVAEQLYTKKLVSRCKGYHGYQHVSCISVNDEVVHGVPVADKILSKGDLVKVDVCASWKGYCADMARSFFVGNLSSIYAQRLVDVAQRALDKGIEKAYPGNYLTDISSAIQQEVEKHGFGVVRDFAGHGIGKKMHEEPELLNYGQPGKGPILRPGMAFAIEPMITMGHYDVYLTNDGWTVKTIDKSLAAHVEDTVVITEGGPQVITRSNPQRQ